From the genome of Nodosilinea sp. FACHB-141, one region includes:
- a CDS encoding Uma2 family endonuclease, which produces MSVAKSPVRWTTKDIEALPENEWVRYEIIDGELFVTRSPHHKHQQLAGRIFAALDSWALSSGQGEASIMPGLIFSDADNVSPDVAWASTERIAQIQDEAGHFQGAPELVVEVLSPGKANEDRDRSAKLKLYSIQGVLEYWIVDRTAQRIEIYCREQAQLVLVATLLAQDTITSDLLPGFACEVARLFAARG; this is translated from the coding sequence ATGAGCGTTGCCAAAAGCCCAGTTCGCTGGACCACGAAAGACATCGAAGCGCTCCCTGAGAATGAGTGGGTTCGCTACGAGATTATCGACGGAGAGCTGTTTGTGACCAGGTCGCCCCACCACAAGCACCAGCAACTAGCTGGCCGTATTTTTGCCGCGTTGGATAGCTGGGCTCTCAGTTCCGGCCAAGGCGAGGCATCCATCATGCCAGGGCTGATTTTCTCCGACGCCGACAATGTTTCTCCTGATGTAGCCTGGGCAAGCACCGAGCGAATAGCCCAAATCCAAGACGAGGCCGGCCACTTCCAGGGTGCCCCGGAGTTGGTAGTAGAAGTGTTATCGCCGGGCAAAGCTAACGAAGACCGCGATCGCTCCGCCAAGCTTAAGCTCTACTCCATCCAAGGCGTCTTGGAATATTGGATTGTCGATCGCACGGCGCAGCGCATCGAGATCTACTGTCGCGAGCAGGCTCAGTTAGTCTTAGTTGCCACCCTTTTAGCCCAGGACACGATTACCTCAGACCTGCTGCCGGGATTTGCCTGCGAGGTAGCCCGCTTGTTTGCAGCGCGAGGTTAA
- a CDS encoding MBL fold metallo-hydrolase, which produces MKRRQLLGYAGAGLGSTLGLSLVGSAAQAQTAGVTIRSLGHTAFLFTGGGRRILVNPFRRIGCTAGFPSPAVPADLVMISSRLFDEGYLEDLPNEPRVLTDPGIYDFENLRVQGILTPHDRQGGRRFGNNTVWKWTQGGVTIVHMGGAAAPLGVEEQILLGRPDIMLVPVGGGPKAYTPAEAVQAVQVLKPKIAIPTHYLTTVAGESCELSPVDEFLSLMQGTPVTRAANGSLSLRPSDLPTQGTRIQVYQYPRA; this is translated from the coding sequence ATGAAACGGCGACAACTACTGGGTTACGCAGGGGCAGGGTTGGGGTCCACCCTGGGGCTAAGTCTAGTCGGCTCCGCAGCCCAGGCTCAGACCGCAGGCGTCACCATTCGCAGCCTGGGTCATACGGCCTTTCTCTTCACCGGCGGCGGGCGGCGCATTTTGGTCAACCCCTTTCGCCGCATTGGCTGCACGGCTGGCTTCCCCTCCCCAGCCGTGCCTGCCGACCTGGTGATGATCAGCAGCCGCCTGTTTGACGAAGGCTATCTGGAGGACCTTCCCAATGAGCCTCGCGTACTCACCGACCCCGGCATCTATGACTTTGAAAACCTGAGAGTGCAGGGCATTCTTACACCCCACGATCGCCAGGGCGGACGGCGCTTTGGCAACAACACTGTGTGGAAGTGGACCCAGGGCGGTGTCACCATTGTTCACATGGGCGGAGCCGCTGCACCGCTGGGGGTAGAGGAGCAGATTTTGCTGGGCCGCCCAGACATTATGCTGGTACCCGTGGGTGGTGGCCCCAAGGCCTACACCCCTGCCGAGGCGGTACAGGCTGTGCAGGTGCTAAAGCCTAAAATTGCGATTCCGACTCACTATTTGACGACGGTTGCTGGCGAAAGCTGCGAACTTTCTCCCGTAGACGAGTTTTTGAGTCTGATGCAGGGCACTCCGGTCACCCGTGCCGCCAACGGTTCTTTGAGCCTGCGCCCCAGCGACCTGCCCACCCAGGGAACGCGGATTCAGGTTTATCAGTACCCTAGAGCGTAG
- a CDS encoding glutathionylspermidine synthase family protein, with the protein MKPFKVVRRRNWQQHIQANAYQTEVLSDPKQQYWVEALPQPFALQFDTQEETGIATATEQLWQMCVEFLDWFFTDHEPGDVDRRLASLQIRPDYWSAIRASWDRTDPVEDLSLCTRFDLVVTEDGQIKLIEINGETPLLGAETIYQWNWLVDYKRNHQTGSFPLPNDASQFNEFWDMVAGQWRRIAEAYNLRQTGISFLVDENLEEDLEMAMQLIQILHDEVDSDIYTQIVYLRGLQDGQGQEVQRGLGLDEEGYFVDHVNDRIPVLWKIYDWSDIQNDMANAQATPALAHRLEAGDIKVIEPLWKQVLSNKGAMALMWDQFQASDYSPYLLATYFDSDVSPEATKLMLEMHVKKPMLGLEGVGTSIETGVGELEKRDALGYGSEGFVIQDYIELPQAFGYHYMVGSWVINGEAAGIILRGDTSRITGRHCLIIPHIVSDDGLYIAGI; encoded by the coding sequence ATGAAACCCTTCAAGGTAGTTCGACGTCGCAACTGGCAGCAGCACATCCAAGCCAACGCATACCAAACTGAGGTATTGAGCGACCCAAAGCAGCAATATTGGGTCGAGGCCCTGCCCCAGCCCTTTGCTCTCCAGTTTGATACGCAGGAAGAAACTGGGATCGCGACTGCCACCGAGCAACTGTGGCAGATGTGCGTAGAGTTTTTAGACTGGTTCTTCACCGACCACGAGCCGGGGGATGTCGATCGGCGTTTAGCCAGCTTACAAATTCGTCCCGATTACTGGTCAGCGATCAGGGCCAGCTGGGATCGCACCGACCCGGTAGAGGACCTCTCCCTCTGCACCCGCTTTGATCTGGTAGTCACCGAAGACGGCCAGATCAAACTCATCGAAATCAACGGTGAAACGCCGCTGCTGGGGGCAGAAACTATTTATCAGTGGAACTGGTTGGTCGACTACAAGCGCAACCACCAAACTGGCTCATTTCCCCTACCCAACGACGCCAGCCAGTTTAACGAGTTTTGGGATATGGTGGCTGGTCAATGGCGGCGCATTGCTGAGGCCTACAACCTGCGCCAAACGGGCATCTCCTTCCTAGTCGATGAGAACCTAGAGGAAGATCTAGAAATGGCCATGCAGCTGATCCAGATCCTCCACGACGAGGTGGATAGCGACATCTACACCCAAATTGTCTACCTACGGGGCCTCCAAGATGGGCAGGGCCAAGAGGTGCAGCGGGGGCTGGGGCTAGATGAGGAAGGCTATTTCGTCGATCACGTTAACGATCGCATTCCAGTGCTGTGGAAAATCTACGACTGGTCTGACATTCAAAACGACATGGCCAATGCCCAAGCAACCCCTGCCCTCGCCCATCGCTTAGAGGCTGGAGATATAAAGGTGATCGAACCCCTGTGGAAGCAGGTGCTCTCCAATAAAGGGGCCATGGCCCTGATGTGGGACCAGTTCCAAGCTTCTGACTATAGCCCCTATTTGTTAGCAACCTACTTTGACAGCGATGTTTCCCCTGAAGCTACAAAGCTGATGTTGGAGATGCACGTCAAAAAGCCCATGCTGGGGCTAGAGGGGGTGGGCACCTCGATTGAGACAGGAGTTGGTGAACTGGAGAAACGGGACGCCCTGGGCTACGGTTCAGAAGGGTTTGTCATTCAAGACTATATCGAACTCCCCCAGGCCTTTGGCTACCACTACATGGTCGGTAGCTGGGTCATCAACGGCGAGGCGGCGGGCATCATCCTGCGCGGAGACACCTCGCGCATTACAGGACGCCACTGCCTGATCATTCCCCACATTGTCTCCGATGATGGGCTCTATATTGCCGGTATTTAG
- the ybeY gene encoding rRNA maturation RNase YbeY: protein MAATLSPVPTLEVALDPEHPEAEVISTDEWETWFTQWGQQMAVEGSPIGSYELSLKLTTDEAIAALNHQFRQLDQPTDVLSFAALETDFPQIDEILTTEPLYLGDIIISLDTAARQAAEAGHSLRWETAWLAAHGFLHLLGWDHPDDPSLVAMLDKQSELLATAGLKSEEVG, encoded by the coding sequence ATGGCCGCAACTCTTTCCCCCGTGCCTACCCTAGAGGTGGCCCTAGACCCAGAGCATCCCGAGGCTGAGGTGATATCTACCGACGAGTGGGAGACCTGGTTCACTCAGTGGGGTCAGCAGATGGCCGTGGAGGGGTCGCCGATCGGGTCCTACGAGCTATCGCTTAAACTGACGACCGACGAGGCGATCGCCGCCCTCAACCACCAGTTTCGCCAGCTCGACCAGCCCACCGACGTGCTCTCCTTTGCCGCGCTCGAAACCGATTTTCCTCAGATTGACGAAATTTTAACTACCGAGCCCCTTTATTTGGGCGACATTATTATCTCCCTAGACACTGCCGCTCGTCAGGCAGCAGAAGCGGGTCACTCCCTGCGCTGGGAGACAGCTTGGCTAGCTGCCCACGGCTTCCTACACCTGCTGGGCTGGGATCATCCCGATGACCCTAGCCTGGTCGCAATGCTAGACAAACAAAGTGAATTGCTCGCTACTGCTGGGTTAAAGTCTGAAGAAGTAGGCTAA
- a CDS encoding aminopeptidase P N-terminal domain-containing protein encodes MTSSYAHRRQRAMDLIGGGTAVFASAPPAVMHNDVDYPFRQDSNFYYLTGFNEPGAVAVLAPHHDEHRFVLFVRPKDPEKETWSGYRVGVDLAKERFGADEVYPIGELDEHLPKYLEKADRLYYHFGHDQALNNQVMRHWQRLLATYYKRGTGPVAIEDASLMMQALRRVKSAEELDLLRRAIAIAAKAHNHARDITRPGRFEYEIQAEMEHIFRLEGAMGPAYTSIVASGANACILHYVENNRQMQEGDLLLIDAGCAYDYYNADITRTFPVGGRFSDEQRILYELVLEAQLRAIAAVKPGAPFNEFHDAATRTITEGLVELDLLAGNVDTLIEEKKHKAFFMHGTGHFLGLDVHDAGILRNPDKTWQPFEVGNVVTVEPGIYISPTYEPVEGQPQIDDRWRGIGIRIEDDVLVNETGCEVLTAAVPKTLKDMER; translated from the coding sequence ATGACTTCTTCCTACGCCCACCGTCGTCAGCGTGCTATGGACCTCATTGGTGGCGGCACGGCCGTTTTTGCCAGCGCCCCTCCGGCGGTGATGCATAACGACGTAGACTACCCCTTTCGCCAGGACAGCAATTTTTACTACCTGACGGGGTTCAACGAGCCGGGCGCGGTGGCCGTGCTGGCTCCCCACCACGATGAGCACAGGTTTGTGCTGTTTGTGCGCCCAAAGGATCCTGAAAAAGAAACCTGGTCGGGCTATCGGGTCGGGGTAGATCTGGCCAAGGAGCGCTTTGGGGCCGATGAGGTCTACCCCATTGGCGAACTCGACGAGCACCTGCCCAAGTATTTAGAAAAGGCCGATCGCCTCTACTACCACTTTGGCCACGACCAGGCCTTAAACAACCAGGTGATGCGCCACTGGCAGCGGCTGCTGGCCACCTACTACAAGCGCGGCACTGGTCCGGTCGCCATCGAAGACGCCAGCTTAATGATGCAGGCCCTGCGGCGGGTGAAGTCGGCAGAGGAGCTGGATCTGTTGAGAAGGGCGATCGCGATCGCCGCCAAAGCCCACAACCACGCCCGCGACATCACCCGCCCCGGTCGCTTTGAGTACGAAATTCAGGCCGAGATGGAGCACATCTTTCGCCTGGAGGGAGCGATGGGGCCAGCCTACACCTCGATTGTGGCCTCGGGGGCCAACGCCTGCATTCTGCACTACGTTGAGAACAACCGCCAGATGCAGGAGGGCGACCTGCTGCTGATCGACGCGGGCTGCGCCTACGACTACTACAACGCCGACATCACCCGCACTTTTCCAGTAGGGGGTCGCTTTAGCGACGAGCAGCGAATTTTGTATGAGCTGGTACTGGAGGCGCAGCTGCGGGCGATCGCCGCCGTTAAACCCGGTGCCCCCTTCAACGAATTCCACGATGCCGCCACCCGCACGATCACCGAGGGGCTGGTGGAGCTGGACTTGCTGGCGGGCAACGTGGACACCTTGATCGAAGAGAAGAAGCACAAGGCCTTCTTTATGCACGGCACCGGCCACTTTTTGGGGCTAGACGTGCATGACGCGGGCATTTTGCGGAACCCCGATAAAACCTGGCAGCCGTTTGAGGTTGGCAACGTGGTTACGGTCGAGCCGGGTATCTACATTTCCCCCACCTATGAGCCGGTAGAGGGGCAGCCCCAGATCGACGATCGCTGGCGAGGCATCGGCATTCGCATCGAAGACGACGTGTTGGTGAACGAAACCGGCTGCGAGGTTCTAACCGCTGCGGTGCCCAAAACACTAAAAGATATGGAACGTTGA
- a CDS encoding DUF1190 domain-containing protein produces MAYPKPNSQPLQTHFIYRQQLHSSLALAAVFASLLAGCDSSSTTISDQNAEEAIPAVFYETTEQCEADTTKQQQEYQVLLEAHQQNQLAQPPTPPVMKVEDCAPQMQAAQQEHDRTAPVYSSLADCQAEGVQCETTPANAETSGYRPAYGGTFLYPYSSPSFVYLNFGGTNRSVYQPHTVFRSSQPGQVVTPLGRTVPQTSPGPVSVPRHTSVVAPQRPTGTAARGTITGRSSQGFGSTFKSTGRGGK; encoded by the coding sequence ATGGCATATCCAAAACCAAATTCCCAGCCTCTGCAAACCCACTTTATCTATCGACAGCAACTCCACAGCAGTCTAGCTTTGGCGGCGGTGTTTGCTTCTCTGCTGGCTGGGTGCGACAGCAGCAGCACCACTATCAGCGACCAAAATGCTGAGGAGGCGATTCCGGCGGTGTTCTACGAAACCACGGAGCAATGCGAAGCCGACACTACCAAACAGCAGCAAGAGTATCAGGTCTTACTTGAGGCCCACCAGCAGAATCAACTGGCCCAGCCCCCCACTCCCCCAGTGATGAAGGTCGAAGACTGCGCACCACAGATGCAGGCCGCTCAGCAGGAACACGATCGCACCGCTCCGGTCTATTCCAGCCTGGCAGACTGCCAGGCCGAAGGGGTACAGTGCGAAACCACGCCCGCCAACGCTGAAACTAGTGGCTACCGACCGGCCTATGGCGGCACCTTTCTTTACCCCTATAGTTCTCCCAGCTTTGTCTATCTCAATTTTGGCGGCACCAACCGCAGCGTCTATCAACCCCACACCGTCTTCCGCAGCAGTCAGCCCGGGCAGGTAGTTACCCCCCTCGGACGCACCGTTCCCCAAACCAGCCCCGGGCCGGTGTCGGTGCCGCGCCACACCAGTGTAGTCGCCCCCCAACGACCCACCGGCACCGCAGCTAGGGGCACCATTACCGGTCGCAGCAGCCAGGGATTTGGCTCAACCTTCAAAAGTACGGGTAGGGGTGGAAAGTAG
- a CDS encoding diacylglycerol kinase yields MTLYSEKSETAVSVPEANLSPVDRSLSWKVATNLLVSFRYAWQGVAYAFRTQRNFRIHVVVGSFAVSLAIALSLAPVELAVIILTCGIVLTMELINTALESVVDLTVEQTYHELAKIAKDCAAAAVLISALISVSVAACLLLPPLWQILQPQFF; encoded by the coding sequence ATGACCCTCTATAGCGAAAAATCTGAGACAGCGGTGTCGGTGCCTGAGGCTAACCTCAGTCCGGTAGACCGCTCGCTCTCTTGGAAGGTAGCCACAAATCTACTAGTGAGCTTCAGATATGCCTGGCAGGGGGTGGCTTATGCCTTTCGCACCCAACGCAACTTTCGCATTCACGTAGTGGTGGGCAGCTTTGCAGTCAGTTTGGCGATCGCCCTTAGCCTCGCTCCGGTAGAACTGGCAGTGATCATTCTCACCTGCGGCATCGTGCTCACCATGGAGCTGATCAACACCGCCCTAGAGTCGGTGGTTGACCTCACCGTCGAGCAGACCTACCACGAACTCGCTAAGATTGCCAAAGATTGCGCCGCCGCCGCCGTGCTGATCTCGGCGCTGATTTCTGTGTCGGTCGCCGCCTGTCTGCTACTGCCGCCGCTGTGGCAAATCCTGCAGCCTCAGTTTTTTTAG
- the crtI gene encoding phytoene desaturase family protein, with the protein MGRKQAIVIGAGVGGLSMGIRLQSLGFDTTIVEALDAPGGRAYVRREQGFTFDMGPTVITVPHFIEELFSLERDRANLTTEDFPSTIVDENKRIKEGISGGPNTSRYVQIVPILPFYRIYFDDGTFFDYDGDEAHTHEQILALGEPGDLEGYKRFHEQARAIFERGFLELGYTHFGDVGTMLKVAPDLLKLDAVRNLFRFSGRYFKSDKLRQVFTFEPLLVGGNPLSVPAIYAMIHFVEKTWGIHFAMGGTGALVQGFVKKFEDLGGKIKYNAPVSKINVTRKDGKKVATGVTLGDGLTMTADAVVSNADWATTYGKLIEPQYRFWNSDLRVKVSQQSMSVFVIYFGFKADGNETEKLRHHSIILGPRYEELLKDIFGRKILPKDFSQYLHLPTLTDPSLAPPGHHAAYTLVPMPNNKSGIDWSEVGDRLRDIVFDFLDERGYLPNLRERLVCHSYITPDYFENTLDAYAGNAFGLEPLLVQSAFFRPHNRSEDIHGLYLVGAGTQPGAGTPSVMMSAKMTARLVAEDYGVDDAIVSGQASPELSIR; encoded by the coding sequence ATGGGCCGGAAACAGGCGATCGTGATTGGGGCTGGGGTAGGCGGGCTATCCATGGGTATTCGTCTGCAAAGCCTGGGGTTTGACACCACCATCGTTGAGGCACTGGATGCCCCTGGTGGGCGGGCCTATGTGCGCCGCGAGCAGGGCTTTACCTTCGACATGGGGCCGACGGTGATCACGGTGCCCCACTTTATTGAAGAGCTATTTTCGCTGGAGCGCGATCGCGCCAACCTGACCACCGAAGACTTCCCCTCCACCATCGTCGATGAGAACAAGCGCATCAAAGAAGGGATTTCTGGCGGCCCCAACACCAGCCGCTACGTGCAGATCGTCCCGATTCTGCCCTTCTATCGCATCTACTTCGACGACGGCACCTTCTTCGACTATGACGGCGACGAAGCTCATACCCACGAGCAGATTCTGGCCCTGGGCGAACCGGGCGATCTAGAGGGCTATAAGCGCTTCCACGAGCAGGCTCGCGCTATCTTTGAGCGGGGCTTTTTAGAGCTGGGCTACACCCACTTTGGCGATGTCGGCACCATGCTGAAGGTCGCCCCCGACCTGCTCAAGCTCGATGCCGTGCGCAACCTGTTTCGCTTTAGCGGCCGTTACTTTAAAAGCGACAAGCTGCGCCAGGTGTTCACCTTCGAGCCGCTGCTGGTGGGCGGCAACCCCCTGTCGGTGCCCGCCATCTATGCCATGATTCACTTTGTCGAAAAAACCTGGGGCATCCACTTTGCCATGGGCGGCACCGGGGCGCTAGTGCAGGGCTTTGTGAAAAAGTTTGAGGATCTGGGCGGCAAGATCAAATACAACGCGCCGGTCAGCAAAATCAACGTCACCCGCAAAGACGGCAAGAAGGTCGCAACGGGCGTCACTCTGGGCGACGGCTTAACGATGACCGCCGATGCTGTTGTGTCGAATGCCGACTGGGCCACCACCTACGGCAAGCTGATCGAGCCCCAGTACCGCTTTTGGAACAGTGACCTGCGGGTGAAGGTCTCCCAGCAGTCAATGTCGGTGTTTGTGATCTATTTTGGCTTCAAGGCTGACGGCAACGAAACCGAGAAGCTGCGCCATCACAGCATCATTCTTGGCCCCCGCTACGAAGAGCTGCTCAAAGATATCTTTGGTCGCAAGATCCTTCCTAAAGATTTCTCCCAGTACCTGCACCTGCCGACCCTCACTGACCCGTCGCTAGCGCCTCCTGGACATCATGCGGCTTACACCCTGGTGCCCATGCCTAACAACAAGTCGGGCATTGACTGGTCTGAGGTGGGCGATCGCCTGCGCGACATCGTCTTCGACTTCCTCGATGAGCGCGGCTACTTGCCTAACCTGAGAGAGCGGCTGGTGTGCCACAGCTACATCACCCCTGACTACTTTGAAAACACCCTCGACGCCTACGCGGGCAATGCTTTTGGCCTCGAACCCCTGCTGGTGCAGTCGGCCTTTTTCCGGCCCCACAACCGCAGCGAAGACATCCACGGCCTCTACCTAGTAGGGGCAGGCACCCAGCCCGGTGCTGGCACCCCTAGCGTGATGATGTCGGCCAAGATGACGGCGCGGCTAGTGGCGGAGGATTATGGCGTAGATGATGCGATCGTCAGTGGTCAGGCAAGCCCCGAGCTAAGCATCCGCTAG
- the cas12k gene encoding type V CRISPR-associated protein Cas12k (Type V-K CRISPR systems have also been known as with the large Cas12k protein, has also been known as type V-U5, and Cas12k as C2c5.), with translation MSIITIQCRLTASETTRRYLWELMANFNTPLVTELMQVIQHHDDFTTWRQRRELPMQVVRNLCTLLRLDERFSGQPGRFYSSAAMMVTYTYDAWFALQASRQQRLDGLKRWLGILKSDADMLELCGLDWDSFQSSAREILQSVTDQLQADQPKPSPSHKGSQQRREQSDKIVSKRQLANRLFQLYDESSSLLIRCVVVHVLKHGCAVSEKPEKPERYQRMLLSKQKAAKRLEEQLTSSLPKGRDLTDETFLKALELLTYQIPDSAEELAQWKAQLLRNPNPLPYPILYGSNNDLTWFIEERPRGKAKPPKQQICVKFNGLGKHVFRVQCDRRQHHHFQRFVQDWDVYKRGKGLISGSLLLLRTASLLWKPANQSSHQPTGHPWEDNYLYLHCQIDTQLLTQEGIEQKRQKKLKSTQNPDLSPPDPTSKVAKQRQGNVNRLQSIEQYPISLPSRESYQGQSHLILGVSFALRHPVTLAVVDLQSKQALYYRSTRQLLKTTDAKTDQSHLLRRRKIQQQRHGHERHKALKQDHYAPYQEANLGTYLNQVLAKRVVDAAYRAQASAIALPETKGLRDKLEAQLRARAAIKIVGSAAAQKRYARAASLRLHHWSYNQLTEQIKSKAAKLGIPVEVVPTLVGDSPQETARDVALFAYYRRQAAVKPN, from the coding sequence ATGAGCATCATCACCATCCAGTGCCGTTTAACGGCCTCTGAAACAACTCGCCGCTACCTATGGGAGCTGATGGCCAACTTCAATACCCCGCTAGTCACGGAACTCATGCAGGTCATCCAGCACCACGATGACTTTACAACCTGGCGACAGCGTAGAGAGCTGCCCATGCAGGTGGTTCGCAACCTCTGCACTTTGCTCAGACTAGATGAGCGCTTCTCTGGGCAACCGGGCCGCTTCTACAGCTCTGCCGCCATGATGGTGACCTATACCTACGATGCCTGGTTTGCCCTCCAAGCATCCCGCCAGCAACGGCTAGATGGTCTTAAACGCTGGCTCGGCATCCTGAAAAGCGATGCCGACATGCTGGAACTATGCGGTTTAGATTGGGACTCGTTTCAGTCCAGCGCTAGGGAAATCTTACAAAGCGTCACAGACCAGCTTCAAGCAGACCAGCCCAAACCTTCTCCGTCTCATAAAGGCAGCCAACAACGGCGCGAGCAGAGTGACAAAATCGTCTCAAAACGCCAGCTAGCAAATCGGCTCTTCCAACTTTACGACGAGTCTTCCTCTCTGCTAATCCGCTGTGTCGTTGTTCATGTACTCAAGCATGGCTGTGCAGTGTCAGAAAAGCCAGAGAAACCCGAACGCTATCAGCGTATGCTCTTGAGCAAGCAAAAAGCTGCTAAGCGCCTAGAAGAACAGCTAACGAGCAGCTTACCTAAGGGCCGAGACCTGACAGACGAAACCTTTTTGAAAGCCTTGGAATTGCTCACTTACCAAATTCCTGACAGCGCAGAAGAGCTAGCTCAATGGAAGGCCCAACTGCTAAGGAACCCCAATCCTCTCCCCTATCCCATCTTGTATGGCAGCAATAATGACCTGACCTGGTTTATTGAAGAAAGACCCCGAGGTAAAGCTAAACCGCCCAAGCAACAAATCTGCGTCAAGTTCAATGGGCTAGGCAAGCATGTGTTTAGGGTGCAGTGCGATCGCAGACAGCACCACCACTTCCAACGGTTTGTACAGGATTGGGATGTCTATAAACGTGGCAAAGGCCTCATCTCCGGTAGTCTTCTCCTCCTCCGTACTGCTAGCCTGCTCTGGAAACCAGCCAATCAGTCATCCCACCAACCTACAGGGCACCCTTGGGAAGATAATTACCTTTACCTTCACTGTCAGATCGATACCCAGCTTCTAACCCAAGAGGGCATCGAGCAGAAGCGGCAGAAAAAGCTTAAGAGCACTCAAAATCCCGACCTTTCACCCCCCGACCCTACCAGCAAAGTCGCCAAACAACGGCAAGGGAATGTAAATCGACTCCAATCTATCGAACAGTATCCTATTTCCCTGCCCAGTCGGGAGTCCTACCAGGGGCAATCCCACTTGATCCTAGGCGTTAGCTTTGCCTTACGGCACCCTGTTACCCTTGCCGTAGTCGATCTACAAAGCAAGCAAGCCCTCTATTATCGATCGACCCGGCAATTGCTCAAAACCACCGACGCCAAAACCGATCAGTCTCATCTCCTCCGACGGCGAAAGATCCAACAGCAGCGCCATGGCCATGAACGCCATAAAGCCCTTAAACAGGATCACTATGCTCCCTACCAAGAAGCCAATTTGGGGACCTACCTCAATCAAGTCTTGGCTAAACGAGTTGTAGATGCCGCTTATCGAGCCCAGGCGTCTGCTATCGCGCTGCCAGAGACCAAAGGGCTAAGGGACAAGCTAGAAGCCCAGCTCCGAGCCCGAGCAGCTATCAAAATTGTCGGTTCGGCAGCCGCCCAAAAGCGTTATGCCCGCGCCGCTAGCCTGCGCTTGCATCACTGGAGCTATAACCAGCTCACGGAGCAAATCAAAAGCAAAGCTGCCAAGCTGGGCATTCCAGTTGAGGTTGTTCCAACGCTGGTTGGAGACAGTCCCCAGGAGACTGCCCGCGATGTGGCCCTATTCGCTTACTACCGCCGTCAGGCAGCAGTAAAACCAAACTAA
- a CDS encoding aminodeoxychorismate/anthranilate synthase component II, whose amino-acid sequence MILVIDNYDSFTYNLVQYLGELGAELPVAGDLRVFRNDEITVDDITALKPDGIVISPGPGTPDDSGVSLEIIEKLGPTLPILGVCLGHQSIGQVFGGDVVRAAELMHGKTSPVFHTGQGVFAGLENPFLATRYHSLVIDRPTCPETLEITAWVEDGTIMGVQHRDYPHLQGVQFHPESILTESGLQILRNFLVSLPVPVAA is encoded by the coding sequence ATGATTTTGGTCATCGACAACTACGACAGCTTCACCTACAACCTGGTGCAGTATCTGGGCGAACTGGGGGCCGAGCTACCGGTGGCAGGCGACCTGCGGGTGTTTCGCAACGACGAGATCACAGTGGATGACATTACCGCTCTCAAACCCGACGGCATCGTCATCTCCCCTGGCCCCGGCACTCCCGACGACTCAGGGGTTTCGCTGGAGATCATCGAAAAGCTTGGCCCCACCCTGCCTATCCTCGGCGTATGTCTGGGCCACCAGAGCATCGGGCAGGTGTTTGGCGGCGACGTGGTGCGCGCCGCTGAACTGATGCACGGCAAAACCTCGCCTGTCTTTCACACCGGCCAAGGCGTATTTGCCGGTCTAGAAAATCCTTTTTTGGCTACCCGCTACCACAGCCTGGTGATCGATCGCCCCACCTGCCCCGAGACCCTCGAAATCACCGCCTGGGTTGAGGACGGCACCATCATGGGCGTGCAGCACCGTGACTACCCCCACCTGCAAGGGGTGCAGTTCCACCCCGAGAGCATTCTCACCGAGTCGGGTCTGCAAATCTTGCGGAATTTTTTGGTATCGCTGCCGGTGCCTGTCGCAGCCTAG